The DNA segment TAAGCTACACCATATTTCCACCTCTGCTCAATTAGTTGATATCCTAACAAAGGCTCTTACAGGAGTCAAGCATTCTGATCTTCTCAGCAAGTTGGCAGTGACTTCCTCACCTCCAACTGGGGGGGGGGGTATTGAGAATAATTGATAAAATATTTATAGGTGTGTAGCTGAGTTAGTTAACTAGATAGCTGTGTTAGTTAGCTAAGTAGTTGAGTTAGTTATAGTGGCATTTTTGTAGTTAGTGGTCATTTTATTTTCCCCTCTTAGTCACACGTGTATATACATTGTTCAGACATGAGATAATGAATAACTTTCATTTTTCTAGAATATTCTCTGAAGCTCGATCTAGCTCATCAATGGAGGTCTGTGGATTATTGACCTCCATCTTCGACAAAGTTGCTCTTTCCAATTGTAAAACTCACTTGCAAAATTCTTGTGAGTTCATTATTGACTTTGAGAAGTATTTTTTGCATCGTGAAATCCAAATTGCAGTCATATATctaacttttattatttttaagccATACGGAAAACAAACTTTGTAGATACAATCTCGTTAATTGTTCATGCGATCAATGTGAATAACTGATACTCCAAAGTTTCATAAATTTCAAATTATCTCATGAGTACTGACATTCAACTTAGTGGATCCATGACATTTTAAGTGACTCTTGCAGTCTATTAGCAACAACACCTACTCCTTTTGATGGACGCCGTAACGCTAAGTGTCAAGCTTTTGTCTTAACTGTacgggtcaaaatctgaccatacGTGGACGTGCCAAAAAGAATTGTAAGAGGTCGACTGAGTCGTGGCTGTAACCACAAGGTGTGATAACAGCGAGCACCTCGACCACTGCTGAGATCGAGCCATCAAAAGCCTATATGGTGAAGTAAATATCGTGGTATTTGAGGGAGGCGATGTGAAGTACAATCAAGGGATGAAGTCACTCTACGATGGGCAAAAGGGAATATTGATAATATATATAGGAGGTAAGAAGATAAGGAAAGGGGAGCTTCATCTCCCAGAAAGAGAGGAAGGAAAGAAAACCAAGAAAGAGTTTAGATAGTGAAGACAAATCGCTGTAATTGTGtttatttaataaataaagataGATCTCGTCATTGCCGATGTCATTCCATCTTTTCTGTCTTTATCATTACATCACGAGATAATGTGTCAAAAAGTAAGCCTATCATTTACATTTGATATCTTATAAAGTTTATAAGCTTGATTATACCTTGTTCCCTTATTCGATATGCttagatctagagttaattatctcTGGCTAAGATTTATCCTCTATTTTcttcattaattagtttaacaaaaaatttaatactttttggtcaaataatttggcgctgtctgtggggatttcttagccaaatttttagtttcctttagatcTAAAACCAGCCAAGTATCACTTCCAGGCTATCATAGCCTCATCATCTTGGTATAAACACCAACTCGAAAAAGTGATAGATAAGCTTTTGAGATAACCGAACTAATCTAGGTCAGTCTATGCAAAACGCACGCCTCATCTGTAACGATAGGTTTGGCATGTCATATGCATGTTTAAAGTAGGATCATGGTCACTATGCACTTACCATGACCGCAATCCCATTTGACGTATCCACCTTATATACCTGCCTGTACTTCCACCCCTTAGGAAGGGACGATAGCCTACTGTGTGATTCTTTGAAATAATGGACATATCCTACCTTATTTTCGTACCCACACGCACCATGTGATTTATGAGCAAAGTATGACATGTTTCCCTTATTATTTGCAAAAAAATCAGATGGGATCAGATCGGGACTCGATCTCGATATCCCAACGGGCAAGGTAAGTCCAACCCACGAAAGGCCTAGACGTGACTAACGACGAAGCCGAACACCACTGCCAAATCTAAAACCGTCATTCGAGCCCGAGGCTAAGTGGACGACCCTACAGTGCCGCCCCCTCTCACCGACTTACCAGGCCAAGGTAACATGCAATTTCATTTGGATTTAACTTATAACACTCTCACTTTGGTTCAGAACAAGAACACGAGCATTCTCACAGGTACGCGAACAAGGAATGAATGCCACTAAAACACACCAGGAAAAGGTTCCGTACCATACCATCTCGCAAGCAATGACCGAGCAAAGCCCTCTAAGCCATACCGCACTACAAATAACAGAAATGGCTCAGCACATGTCGACTATTATGAAACAATCTCTAGAACAGGGAACTGAGCGATGGGCCCGTGAAATGCACAGTATTCTCCAATGAAAGTAAACTTAAGTAGGCTGGGACTTACCCAGACACACGGCTCTCCAATGaaagcaaaattaagcaaaccGGGACTAACCCCGATGCACGCATAAATAATATGGCGACGAGTAATGTTAAATAAAAGTAACTCAATGGGTTACAATTCCGACCTctttcgaattaacacccttacggccatcGGACAtcgccaaatgaaaggaaaattcgACCTCTCTTGAACTTACAACGGGTTACAATtctgacctcgctcgaattaacacccttacggccatcGGCCAATGCCAAACGAAAGGaaaatttgacctcgctcgaacttaCAATGGGTTACAATTCCGGCCTCGCTCAAATTAACACCCCTACGACCATCGGCCATCTCCAAACTAGTTAcgattcgacctcgctcaaactaacacccctacggccatcgACCTTCACCAAACGGGTTACAATTCGACGATCGGCCATCGCCAAACGGGTTATGATTCAACCTCGCTTGAATTAACACCCCTATGGCCATCGGCCATCGCCAAATGGGTTAcgattcgacctcgctcgaattaacacccctacggccaccGGCTATCGCCAAATGGGTTATGATtcacctcgctcgaattaacaccgtTATGGATGTGGGCCATCATCAAATGAAAGGAAAGTTCCACCTCGCTCGAACTTATAACAGGTTGCAATTTCAATCTTGCTCGAATTCATACCCCTATGGTTGTCGGCAATCGCCGAGTGGAAGTAAAAGTTTGCCAACCCGAATCAACAACTAAAAGTTTGACCCCGTCGAACTCATACGGGTCATAGTGCAATCTCACATGAGCTGGCCCCCTGCCATCGCGAAACTCGCCATGCAAAATTAAGTCAAAATCAACTTCGCCCAAGTTGGCAACTCTAAGTTTGACCTCGGTCGAATATACAAGTCAAAATCGACTTCGCCCAAATTGGCAAATCAGAagtcgacctcgctcgaatttgcAAATCAAAGGTGACTTCATTCGAACTCATGAAATGAGATCCGATCTCGCTCGGATCAGGCAAACCAAGCCCAACCTCGTTCGAATTCCCAATTAAAAATTAGGGACTAATTATCGGGAAATCCGAAGGTCTTattcaaagaaaaaaaaggaaagagaaagcaAAAAGATAAATAACCGAAGTCGAAACAACTATCTTATTCAGACATACATACACAACAGTTCCGCCCTTATAAAAGGCCAAAGGCGAGCCCCAAAGAAAAAAGGTGAAaataaataacaacaaaataaaactaactacaaAAGCTGCAAAGAATTTTTTTCACTCGGCATCATCTCCACCGTCGTTCTCCCCAGCATCATCAATATCTGAAGGAAGCTCATCTTTAATCTCAGCACCCTCACTAACCTCCGGTGTCGCAGGGTCGTAACCGCAAGCAATATGAGCCTCGCGTTCCTTTGCCCGAGCATCTTCAAAGGCGGCCTCTGGAACACTCCCCGCCTCCCACAAACCCTTGTATATATCACGTTGGGCCTCAGCATGTACCCATAGCTCATACAAGCGGCAAGGAACAGTAGATGATGCAAACTCTTGAGAGGGAGCCTGAGCTAGTAACTGTGCCTTCTTAGCTTCAAGAGCCGCAAATCGGTCTCCCAAGCTCGAAGCATCCCGATCAAGCTCATCGATTCGCTCCTCGAGCCGTGCCTACCTCAGTGTGGCCGTCTCCCTCTCAGATTCCTGCTCAAACTTGAGGACGCGGATGGTATCTTCTAGTGTCGCTACCCTTGCTAAAGCCGAAACTCGAGCACCATCGGCTCTCTCTAATTCGGCCACTTTCTTTTCCAGCTCGACCACCTTCTCCGCCCATTCAGCACTAAGACGGTCGACTCTACTAGCATTTTGCTCAAGCTCAGCTCGTAAAGACAGCACCTTCGCCTGAAGGTCCTCACACTCAGCGGAAATCCCTTTGCCTACCTCAAGCTCCTTGTCTTTGGCGTGAAGTAGCTCCTCAAGCTCACTGCATCTGCGGATAGACCGCATCAATTCCTCATctcttttctccaactcctcccTGACAGACTGAATACCATCGCCCGCTCTAAGCTGCTCGCGCATCTCACGGCACCTATTGTGATACCACCGATACTTCTCTGCCATTTTCAGAAAAATCTCGGCCCGTATCTCAGCCCTACAAGCGCTCTCGATCTCCAGCATGTAAGTCTACAAAAAAAA comes from the Nicotiana sylvestris chromosome 4, ASM39365v2, whole genome shotgun sequence genome and includes:
- the LOC138890303 gene encoding uncharacterized protein; this encodes MVEEYESDSDIDPEDMRMFEGGFTRTEAREEGPSHILEVPSDFNLLQDMMDLVPQFDLLCSAAENGALQDVSDSELSRGLAAMGLRTYMLEIESACRAEIRAEIFLKMAEKYRWYHNRCREMREQLRAGDGIQSVREELEKRDEELMRSIRRCSELEELLHAKDKELEVGKGISAECEDLQAKVLSLRAELEQNASRVDRLSAEWAEKVVELEKKVAELERADGARVSALARVATLEDTIRVLKFEQESERETATLSLGDRFAALEAKKAQLLAQAPSQEFASSTVPCRLYELWVHAEAQRDIYKGLWEAGSVPEAAFEDARAKEREAHIACGYDPATPEVSEGAEIKDELPSDIDDAGENDGGDDAE